From a region of the Streptacidiphilus albus JL83 genome:
- a CDS encoding TetR/AcrR family transcriptional regulator: MAAIRTARERARDELTREIKAEARRQLAADGAQRLSLRAVARELGMVSSALYRYYPSRDELLTALIIDAYDALGEQVEQAVAAVPDPGGARARWLALCASARAWARSSPHEFALIYGTPVPGYVAPQETVGPAARVAMVLVALLVDAGPGAVGPGRRPPGGALAEQLAAVAEQIAPGLDPGLLARGIAALAQLIGLVSFELFGQLVGSAEPADHLFDYSAEVLADTLGLPDPR, encoded by the coding sequence ATGGCAGCGATCAGAACCGCACGGGAGCGGGCCCGGGACGAACTCACCCGCGAGATCAAGGCGGAGGCCCGGCGGCAGCTGGCCGCCGACGGCGCCCAGCGGCTCTCCCTGCGCGCCGTCGCCCGGGAGCTGGGCATGGTCTCCTCGGCCCTCTACCGCTACTACCCCAGCCGCGACGAGCTGCTCACCGCACTGATCATCGACGCCTACGACGCGCTCGGCGAGCAGGTGGAGCAGGCCGTGGCGGCGGTGCCCGACCCCGGCGGCGCCCGGGCCCGCTGGCTCGCCCTCTGCGCCTCGGCCCGCGCCTGGGCCCGGAGCTCGCCGCACGAGTTCGCGCTGATCTACGGCACTCCGGTGCCCGGCTACGTGGCACCGCAGGAGACCGTGGGACCGGCCGCCCGGGTGGCCATGGTGCTGGTCGCGCTGCTGGTGGACGCGGGTCCGGGGGCCGTCGGGCCGGGCCGCCGGCCGCCGGGCGGCGCGCTCGCGGAGCAGCTGGCGGCCGTGGCCGAGCAGATCGCCCCGGGGCTCGACCCCGGGCTGCTCGCCCGTGGGATCGCCGCGCTGGCCCAGCTGATCGGGCTGGTCAGCTTCGAACTGTTCGGCCAGCTGGTCGGCTCCGCCGAGCCTGCCGACCACCTCTTCGACTACTCCGCCGAGGTCCTGGCCGACACCCTCGGCCTGCCGGATCCGCGCTGA
- a CDS encoding PTS-dependent dihydroxyacetone kinase phosphotransferase subunit DhaM codes for MGGVARVVTLRPAADEPDAADSPALRAVPLPALDRVGVVLVAHTQELAEAVARLAVTLLGTGDPGPVATAGGTLDGEVGTSAARIVTAARAVDQGMGVAVLADLNGAVEAVQRLLADAEAHGLPFPVRLADAPFVEGAVVAVATAATGGDLAAVVEAAEDGYRVHKL; via the coding sequence ATGGGCGGCGTGGCACGGGTCGTGACGCTGCGTCCGGCGGCGGACGAGCCGGACGCCGCCGACTCCCCCGCGCTGCGGGCGGTGCCGCTGCCGGCGCTCGACCGGGTCGGGGTGGTGCTGGTGGCGCACACCCAGGAGCTGGCGGAGGCCGTGGCCAGGCTGGCGGTGACGCTGCTGGGGACCGGCGACCCGGGCCCGGTGGCGACGGCCGGCGGCACCCTGGACGGCGAGGTCGGCACCAGTGCGGCCCGGATCGTCACCGCCGCCCGCGCGGTGGACCAGGGCATGGGGGTGGCCGTGCTGGCCGACCTCAACGGCGCGGTGGAGGCGGTGCAGCGGCTGCTGGCCGACGCCGAGGCGCACGGGCTGCCGTTCCCGGTCCGGCTGGCCGACGCGCCCTTCGTGGAGGGCGCGGTGGTGGCCGTGGCGACCGCCGCCACCGGCGGCGACCTGGCCGCGGTGGTCGAGGCCGCCGAGGACGGCTACCGGGTCCACAAGCTCTGA
- a CDS encoding GNAT family N-acetyltransferase — protein sequence MDQSAQSTPPELIPLPCGLVLRRRSLIDDAAFNAAVLTDLDHLRTWLPWAQQAPSLEETARKRVEAGTAWESGEQFGFALTAADDPEQVLGGCGLHGRTGPGIIEIGYWIASALVGRGVAAQAAAALTRAAFDLPGIEQVEIHCDENNLRSAAVARRLGFALDRVEQNEIETPAESGRNLVWILDRAAYLAGALEGAAGGRVAGTAAGTAMG from the coding sequence ATGGACCAGTCAGCGCAGTCGACCCCGCCCGAGCTCATCCCCCTCCCCTGCGGCCTGGTGCTGCGCCGCCGTTCGCTGATCGACGACGCCGCGTTCAACGCCGCCGTCCTCACCGACCTGGACCACCTGCGCACCTGGCTGCCCTGGGCCCAGCAGGCGCCGAGCCTGGAGGAGACGGCCCGCAAGCGGGTCGAGGCCGGAACCGCCTGGGAGTCCGGCGAGCAGTTCGGCTTCGCCCTGACCGCCGCCGACGACCCGGAGCAGGTACTGGGCGGCTGCGGGCTGCACGGCCGGACAGGCCCCGGCATCATCGAGATCGGCTACTGGATCGCCTCCGCCCTGGTCGGCCGCGGCGTGGCCGCACAGGCCGCGGCGGCGCTGACCCGCGCCGCCTTCGACCTGCCCGGGATCGAGCAGGTGGAGATCCACTGCGACGAGAACAACCTCCGCAGCGCGGCCGTGGCCCGACGGCTCGGCTTCGCCCTGGACCGGGTCGAGCAGAACGAGATCGAGACCCCCGCCGAGTCCGGCCGCAACCTGGTCTGGATCCTCGACCGCGCGGCCTACCTGGCCGGGGCGCTGGAAGGGGCCGCGGGCGGCCGAGTCGCAGGCACGGCAGCGGGCACCGCTATGGGATAG
- a CDS encoding acyl-CoA dehydrogenase family protein, with protein sequence MHLDYTPEQQRLRTELRAYFAELMPPEAHGRLNDPKQQKTFYRAVNRRLGADRWLGVGWPAEYGGRGMSPVDQFIFFDEAAQAGVPLPIMALNTVGPSIMAFGTDEQKGYFLPRILAGELDIAIGYSEPDAGTDLAALKTRAVLDGDSYVVNGQKIWTTNGDTADWVWLAVRTDPEAPPHKGISILLVDTTDPGYSTTLIRTLAGHDTTASYYQDVRVPVGRRVGAENQGWRLITNQLNHERVTLAAHATMANRALDEVRAWAAATELSDGRRVVDLPWVRQRLARTHTRLDAVKLLNWQMVDAVRRGALTPQDASAVKVYGSEARRDAYAWLMEVVGAAGPLKEGSAGAVLQGNLERGYRSAVIFTFGGGNNEIQREIISWIGLGMPRVRR encoded by the coding sequence GTGCACCTGGACTACACGCCGGAGCAGCAGCGGCTGCGCACCGAACTGCGGGCCTACTTCGCCGAGCTGATGCCGCCCGAGGCGCACGGCCGGCTGAACGACCCCAAGCAGCAGAAGACCTTCTACCGCGCCGTCAACCGCCGCCTCGGCGCGGACCGCTGGCTCGGGGTCGGCTGGCCGGCCGAGTACGGCGGGCGCGGGATGAGCCCGGTCGACCAGTTCATCTTCTTCGACGAGGCCGCCCAGGCCGGGGTGCCGCTGCCGATCATGGCGCTGAACACCGTCGGCCCCTCGATCATGGCCTTCGGCACCGACGAGCAGAAGGGGTACTTCCTGCCCCGGATCCTGGCCGGCGAGCTGGACATCGCCATCGGCTACTCCGAGCCGGACGCCGGCACCGACCTCGCGGCGCTGAAGACCCGCGCCGTGCTCGACGGCGACTCCTACGTCGTCAACGGCCAGAAGATCTGGACCACCAACGGCGACACCGCCGACTGGGTCTGGCTCGCGGTCCGGACCGACCCCGAGGCGCCACCGCACAAGGGCATCAGCATCCTGCTGGTGGACACCACCGACCCGGGCTACTCGACCACCCTGATCCGGACCCTGGCCGGACACGACACCACGGCCAGCTACTACCAGGACGTCCGGGTCCCGGTCGGCCGCCGGGTGGGCGCGGAGAACCAGGGCTGGCGGCTGATCACCAACCAGCTCAACCACGAGCGGGTCACCCTCGCCGCCCACGCCACCATGGCCAACCGGGCGCTGGACGAGGTCCGCGCCTGGGCCGCCGCGACCGAGCTCTCCGACGGCCGCCGGGTGGTCGACCTGCCCTGGGTCCGCCAGCGGCTGGCCCGCACCCACACCCGGCTGGACGCCGTGAAGCTGCTCAACTGGCAGATGGTCGACGCGGTCCGGCGCGGCGCGCTGACCCCGCAGGACGCCTCGGCGGTCAAGGTCTACGGCAGCGAGGCGCGCCGGGACGCCTACGCCTGGCTGATGGAGGTGGTCGGCGCGGCCGGCCCGCTGAAGGAGGGCTCCGCCGGAGCGGTCCTCCAGGGCAACCTGGAACGCGGCTACCGCAGCGCCGTGATCTTCACCTTCGGCGGCGGCAACAACGAGATCCAGCGCGAGATCATCTCCTGGATCGGCCTCGGCATGCCGCGCGTCCGGCGGTAG
- a CDS encoding fluoride efflux transporter FluC, which yields MSQAQRARRQWDVPAVVALGGGLGSVARYGLARAWPTPAGGFPWATFTTNVLGSLALGLLMVYVIEVWPPSRYRRPFIGVGIIGGFTTFSTWMSESRGLIATGHLALADAYALTSLVAGLAAVWSGIALARRLSGLPVRRGPSRRSQAGRTATAAAAAAAAAAAEDRSAEGAPR from the coding sequence GTGTCGCAGGCGCAGCGAGCCCGGCGGCAGTGGGACGTGCCGGCGGTCGTCGCCCTCGGCGGCGGACTGGGCAGCGTGGCGCGCTACGGGCTCGCCCGCGCCTGGCCCACCCCGGCCGGCGGCTTCCCCTGGGCGACCTTCACCACCAACGTCCTGGGCAGCCTGGCCCTCGGGCTGCTGATGGTCTACGTGATCGAGGTCTGGCCGCCCTCGCGCTACCGGCGCCCCTTCATCGGGGTCGGCATCATCGGCGGCTTCACCACCTTCTCCACCTGGATGAGCGAGAGCCGGGGGCTGATCGCCACCGGGCACCTCGCCCTCGCCGACGCCTACGCGCTGACCAGCCTGGTCGCCGGCCTGGCCGCGGTCTGGAGCGGCATCGCCCTGGCCCGGCGGCTGTCCGGGCTGCCGGTGCGGCGCGGCCCCAGCCGCCGCAGCCAGGCCGGGCGCACCGCGACCGCCGCCGCGGCTGCGGCCGCCGCCGCCGCCGCCGAGGACCGATCCGCCGAAGGAGCACCGCGATGA
- a CDS encoding DUF190 domain-containing protein — translation MTPHLHRHRADAPEPGPGSEAVPGPGVRAELHGRALRLTVHLADGEQYHHRPVYSEIVHRAHRAGLAGASVFRGMEGFGRTARAIHTTRLLDLADNLPLLVVIIDTPERIQAFLPELREVSPHSLVTVEEVGLVPPADPAAPSPSPRRNR, via the coding sequence ATGACCCCGCACCTGCACCGGCACCGGGCCGACGCCCCTGAACCCGGCCCCGGTTCCGAAGCCGTTCCCGGGCCCGGCGTGCGTGCGGAACTGCACGGCCGGGCGCTGCGCCTGACCGTCCATCTGGCCGACGGCGAGCAGTACCACCACCGTCCCGTCTACAGCGAGATCGTGCACCGGGCGCACCGGGCCGGGCTGGCCGGGGCGAGCGTCTTCCGGGGGATGGAGGGCTTCGGCCGCACCGCCCGGGCGATCCACACCACCCGGCTGCTCGACCTGGCCGACAACCTGCCGCTGCTGGTGGTGATCATCGACACGCCGGAGCGGATCCAGGCCTTCCTGCCCGAGCTGCGCGAGGTCAGCCCGCACAGCCTGGTCACCGTGGAGGAGGTCGGGCTGGTCCCGCCCGCCGACCCCGCCGCTCCGTCGCCGTCCCCCCGGAGGAACCGCTGA
- the crcB gene encoding fluoride efflux transporter CrcB, translating into MPVLMVFLGGMIGAPVRFLTDRFVQSRHDGVFPWGTFAINVSGAFILGAVGAGVAHHHLGANVSLLLGTGFCGGLTTFSTFSFETVRLMEDGSLAEAGLNVVGSLAFGLGAAALGFALVGWL; encoded by the coding sequence ATGCCCGTCCTGATGGTCTTTCTCGGCGGCATGATCGGGGCCCCGGTGCGCTTCCTGACCGACAGGTTCGTCCAGTCCCGCCACGACGGCGTCTTTCCCTGGGGCACCTTCGCCATCAACGTCTCCGGCGCCTTCATCCTCGGCGCCGTCGGCGCCGGCGTCGCCCACCACCACCTGGGGGCGAACGTCAGCCTGCTGCTGGGCACCGGCTTCTGCGGCGGCCTGACCACCTTCTCGACCTTCTCCTTCGAGACCGTACGGCTGATGGAGGACGGCTCGCTGGCCGAGGCCGGGCTGAACGTCGTCGGCAGCCTGGCCTTCGGGCTGGGGGCGGCGGCCCTCGGCTTCGCCCTCGTCGGCTGGCTGTGA
- a CDS encoding serine/threonine-protein kinase encodes MEQGTLIQNRYRLIGLLGRGGMGEVWRAEDEALGRNVAVKCLRAGVAVHDPKQAELQRERFRREARVAAGLQHPGITVVHDFGESDGVLFLVMELVDGRDLGQILDDSPGRRLSVDAAVNTARQIASALAYTHARNVIHRDLKPPNLIRTRDGGLKICDFGIARLGGGVGITARFGDGSPVGTPCYMSPEQIDGSDLDARSDLYSFGCVLYELLIGHPPFSVGDPLFIMLDHRDTPPRPPRELRPEIPEPLARIVLDLLAKRPEDRPADAMAVLRSLNPVAATLRARPAELPDWARGMGPVPVSLLRLAPELRSVSELTRSWPRG; translated from the coding sequence GTGGAGCAAGGAACACTGATCCAGAACCGGTACCGGCTGATCGGCCTGCTGGGCCGGGGCGGTATGGGGGAGGTCTGGCGGGCCGAGGACGAGGCGCTGGGGCGCAATGTCGCGGTCAAGTGCCTGCGGGCCGGTGTGGCCGTGCACGACCCCAAGCAGGCCGAGCTGCAGCGCGAGCGGTTCCGGCGCGAGGCCCGGGTCGCGGCCGGACTGCAGCACCCCGGCATCACCGTGGTCCACGACTTCGGCGAGTCGGACGGGGTGCTGTTCCTGGTGATGGAGCTGGTGGACGGCCGCGACCTGGGCCAGATCCTGGACGACAGCCCGGGGCGGCGGCTGTCCGTGGACGCGGCCGTCAACACCGCCCGGCAGATCGCCTCGGCCCTGGCCTACACCCACGCCCGCAATGTGATCCACCGCGACCTCAAGCCGCCGAACCTGATCCGCACCAGGGACGGGGGGTTGAAGATCTGCGACTTCGGGATCGCCCGGCTCGGCGGCGGCGTCGGCATCACCGCCCGCTTCGGGGACGGCAGTCCGGTCGGCACGCCGTGCTACATGTCCCCGGAGCAGATCGACGGCAGCGACCTCGACGCCCGCAGCGACCTCTACTCCTTCGGCTGCGTGCTCTACGAACTGCTGATCGGGCACCCGCCGTTCTCGGTCGGTGACCCGCTGTTCATCATGCTGGACCACCGCGACACCCCGCCCCGGCCGCCGCGCGAGCTGCGCCCGGAGATCCCGGAGCCGCTGGCGCGGATCGTGCTGGACCTGCTGGCCAAGCGGCCGGAGGACCGGCCGGCGGACGCCATGGCGGTGCTGCGCAGCCTCAACCCGGTGGCCGCGACGCTGCGTGCCCGCCCGGCCGAACTGCCGGACTGGGCCCGGGGGATGGGTCCGGTCCCGGTCTCGCTGCTGCGGCTCGCGCCGGAGCTGCGGAGCGTCTCCGAGCTGACCCGCAGCTGGCCCCGCGGCTGA
- a CDS encoding nitronate monooxygenase encodes MRTELSERLGIEHAIFGFTPFPAVAAAITRAGGLGVLGAVRYGAAEELAKDLDWMDAHVGGLPYGVDVVMPARKVENVTVADVEAMIPEGHRAFVRETLARYGVPELPEGQRAGWRITGWMEEVARSHADVALEHPISLLASALGPPPADIIDRAHAAGVPVAALAGSARHARRHAEAGVDIVVAQGHEAGGHTGEIGTMVLVPEIVSAVSPLPVLAAGGIGSGAQAAAGLALGAQGVWLGSVWLTVTESELASPVLRAKLLAAGSGDTVRSRSLTGKPARQLRTEWTDAWDAADGPGTLPMPLQGLLVADALSRIQTYEAPELIGTPVGQIVGQMSAERPVAAVVDELTRGFEDAVARLERIAGRAHR; translated from the coding sequence ATGAGGACGGAACTCAGCGAACGGCTCGGTATCGAGCACGCCATCTTCGGCTTCACGCCCTTCCCGGCCGTGGCCGCCGCGATCACCAGGGCCGGCGGACTCGGCGTCCTCGGGGCCGTCCGCTACGGCGCGGCCGAGGAGCTGGCCAAGGACCTCGACTGGATGGACGCCCATGTCGGCGGCCTGCCCTACGGGGTCGACGTGGTGATGCCGGCCCGCAAGGTCGAGAACGTCACCGTCGCCGACGTCGAGGCGATGATCCCCGAGGGGCACCGCGCCTTCGTCCGGGAGACCCTGGCCCGCTACGGCGTCCCGGAACTGCCCGAGGGGCAGCGGGCCGGCTGGCGGATCACCGGCTGGATGGAGGAGGTCGCCCGCTCCCACGCCGACGTCGCCCTCGAACACCCGATCAGCCTGCTGGCCAGCGCGCTGGGCCCGCCGCCCGCCGACATCATCGACCGCGCCCACGCCGCCGGGGTGCCGGTCGCGGCGCTGGCCGGCAGCGCCCGGCACGCCCGGCGCCACGCCGAGGCGGGCGTCGACATCGTGGTCGCCCAGGGCCACGAGGCCGGCGGCCACACCGGCGAGATCGGCACCATGGTGCTGGTCCCCGAGATCGTCTCCGCCGTCTCCCCGCTGCCGGTGCTCGCGGCCGGCGGCATCGGCAGCGGCGCCCAGGCCGCCGCCGGGCTCGCCCTCGGCGCCCAGGGGGTCTGGCTCGGATCGGTCTGGCTCACCGTCACCGAGTCCGAGCTCGCCTCGCCGGTGCTGCGGGCCAAGCTGCTCGCGGCCGGCTCCGGCGACACCGTCCGCTCCCGCTCGCTCACCGGCAAGCCCGCCCGGCAGCTGCGCACCGAGTGGACCGACGCCTGGGACGCCGCGGACGGCCCGGGCACCCTGCCGATGCCGCTCCAGGGCCTGCTGGTGGCCGACGCCCTCAGCCGGATCCAGACCTATGAGGCGCCGGAGCTGATCGGCACCCCGGTCGGGCAGATCGTCGGCCAGATGTCCGCGGAGCGGCCGGTCGCGGCCGTGGTGGACGAACTCACCCGGGGCTTCGAAGACGCCGTCGCCCGACTCGAACGGATCGCAGGGAGGGCTCACCGATGA
- a CDS encoding acyl-CoA synthetase has product MNDTGSTAPAVGFWAQAAADPGRPALVAPDGTPWTAGELLADANRLVHGLREAGLGRGDAFAVVLPNGPELVTAFLAATQAGFYLVPVNHHLVGPEIAWIVADSGAKVLIAHARYAEAVTAAADGAGLPKEHRYAVGELPGFRPWAELLADRSADTPEARTAGWVMNYTSGTTGRPRGIRRPLPGIPPEHPGLGGFLGIFGIRAGGDDVHLVCSPLYHTAVLQFAGASLHLGHPVVLMDRWTPEEMLRLMDRHRITDTHMVPTQFHRLLALPAEVRARYDVSAMRHAIHGAAPCPEHVKRAMIDWWGECVEEYYAASEGGGTYATAREWLERPGTVGRPWPISEIAVLDEAGEPLPSGELGTVYLKMNTGGFSYHKDEEKTRQSRVGGFFTVGDLGYLDADGYLYLRDRKIDMIISGGVNIYPAEVESALLAHPAVADAAAFGIPNDDWGEEVKAVVEPVPDHVPGPGPELAAEILAHCERLLAKYKCPRSVDFVVELPRDPNGKLYKRRLRDPYWEGRTRQV; this is encoded by the coding sequence ATGAACGACACCGGATCCACCGCCCCCGCCGTCGGCTTCTGGGCCCAGGCCGCCGCCGACCCCGGCCGGCCCGCGCTGGTCGCCCCCGACGGCACCCCCTGGACCGCGGGCGAGCTGCTGGCCGACGCCAACCGGCTGGTGCACGGGCTGCGCGAGGCCGGGCTCGGGCGGGGCGACGCCTTCGCGGTGGTCCTGCCCAACGGCCCGGAGCTGGTCACCGCCTTCCTCGCGGCGACCCAGGCCGGCTTCTACCTGGTCCCGGTCAACCACCACCTGGTGGGCCCGGAGATCGCCTGGATCGTCGCCGACAGCGGCGCCAAGGTGCTGATCGCCCACGCCCGCTACGCCGAGGCGGTCACCGCCGCCGCCGACGGGGCCGGACTGCCCAAGGAGCACCGCTACGCGGTGGGCGAGCTGCCCGGCTTCCGGCCCTGGGCGGAGCTGCTGGCGGACCGCTCCGCCGACACCCCGGAGGCCCGGACCGCCGGCTGGGTGATGAACTACACCTCCGGCACCACCGGCCGTCCGCGCGGCATCCGCCGTCCACTGCCCGGGATCCCGCCCGAACACCCGGGCCTCGGCGGCTTCCTGGGCATCTTCGGGATCCGCGCGGGCGGGGACGACGTCCACCTGGTCTGCTCGCCGCTCTACCACACGGCGGTGCTCCAGTTCGCCGGCGCCTCGCTGCACCTGGGCCACCCGGTGGTGCTGATGGACCGGTGGACGCCGGAGGAGATGCTGCGGCTGATGGACCGTCACCGGATCACCGATACCCATATGGTGCCCACCCAGTTCCACCGGCTGCTGGCGCTGCCGGCCGAGGTCCGCGCCCGCTACGACGTCTCCGCCATGCGGCACGCCATCCACGGCGCCGCCCCCTGCCCGGAGCACGTGAAGCGGGCGATGATCGACTGGTGGGGCGAGTGCGTCGAGGAGTACTACGCGGCCAGTGAGGGCGGCGGCACCTACGCCACCGCCCGGGAGTGGCTGGAGCGCCCCGGCACGGTCGGCCGGCCCTGGCCGATCAGCGAGATCGCGGTGCTGGACGAGGCCGGCGAGCCGCTGCCCAGCGGTGAACTCGGCACCGTCTACCTGAAGATGAACACCGGTGGCTTCAGCTACCACAAGGACGAGGAGAAGACCCGGCAGAGCCGGGTCGGCGGCTTCTTCACCGTCGGCGACCTGGGCTACCTGGACGCGGACGGCTACCTCTACCTCCGGGACCGCAAGATCGACATGATCATCTCGGGCGGGGTGAACATCTACCCGGCCGAGGTGGAGTCCGCGCTGCTGGCCCACCCGGCGGTGGCCGACGCCGCCGCCTTCGGCATCCCCAACGACGACTGGGGCGAGGAGGTCAAGGCCGTGGTGGAGCCGGTGCCGGACCACGTTCCGGGCCCCGGGCCGGAGTTGGCGGCGGAGATCCTGGCCCACTGCGAGCGGCTGCTGGCGAAGTACAAGTGCCCGCGCTCGGTGGACTTCGTGGTGGAGCTGCCCCGCGACCCCAACGGCAAGCTCTACAAGCGCCGGCTGCGCGACCCCTACTGGGAGGGCCGGACCCGGCAGGTGTGA
- a CDS encoding chitosanase, producing MSLRTRAACTAVMVMAAGIGTASLVPANAAARPAAAKAAAATLSLSTDQQYAVDEITNVFENGDITSGFADIEDYNDGCGYTAGYIGFCTQTSDDVNLVSYYDSQEPNNPLASYLPALKKLADAGSDAHTGLSGFVAAWQKAAKDPVFIQAQFEQAHTYYLDPALAEAKKVGLTTALGVADFFDTAVEMGPDGAPDSPDGLLVLAAETTKDEGGTPATGVNEHTWLAQFNVVRTAHLKNPKTPGRKSDWPSSVDRVQALQAMASAGEWTLPLPLKVGADFDFTIPKRSSGSPV from the coding sequence ATGAGCCTCCGCACACGCGCCGCCTGTACTGCTGTCATGGTCATGGCAGCCGGGATCGGGACCGCCTCCCTGGTCCCCGCCAACGCCGCCGCCCGCCCGGCCGCGGCCAAGGCCGCCGCCGCCACCCTCAGCCTCAGCACCGACCAGCAGTACGCCGTCGACGAGATCACCAACGTCTTCGAGAACGGCGACATCACCAGCGGGTTCGCCGACATCGAGGACTACAACGACGGCTGCGGCTACACCGCCGGCTACATCGGCTTCTGCACCCAGACCAGCGACGACGTCAACCTGGTCAGCTACTACGACTCCCAGGAGCCCAACAACCCGCTGGCGAGCTACCTGCCGGCGCTGAAGAAGCTCGCCGACGCCGGCAGCGACGCCCACACCGGCCTCAGCGGATTCGTCGCCGCCTGGCAGAAGGCCGCCAAGGACCCGGTGTTCATCCAGGCCCAGTTCGAGCAGGCACACACCTACTACCTGGACCCGGCGCTGGCCGAGGCCAAGAAGGTCGGCCTGACCACCGCGCTCGGGGTGGCCGACTTCTTCGACACCGCCGTGGAGATGGGCCCGGACGGCGCCCCGGACAGCCCGGACGGGCTGCTGGTGCTGGCCGCCGAGACCACCAAGGACGAGGGCGGCACCCCGGCCACCGGCGTCAACGAGCACACCTGGCTGGCCCAGTTCAACGTGGTCCGCACGGCCCACCTGAAGAACCCGAAGACCCCCGGCCGCAAGTCCGACTGGCCCTCGTCGGTCGACCGGGTGCAGGCGCTCCAGGCGATGGCCTCGGCCGGTGAGTGGACCCTGCCGCTGCCGCTGAAGGTCGGCGCCGACTTCGACTTCACCATCCCCAAGCGCAGCTCCGGCAGCCCGGTGTGA
- a CDS encoding DJ-1/PfpI family protein, which yields MAARILIITGDAAESLEVLYPYQRLREEGYEVHLAAPQRRTLQFVVHDFVDGFDTYTEKPGYTWPADIAFADVDPAEYAAVVIPGGRAPEYLRNNAEVQRIVRHFFESDKPVAQICHGPLITAATGSLSGRRSAAYPALAPDVLAAGGDFVDSEAVVDGVLVSARAWPDHPAWMRAFLEVLRSKAPVQ from the coding sequence ATGGCAGCAAGGATCCTGATCATCACCGGCGACGCGGCGGAGTCACTGGAGGTCCTCTACCCCTACCAGCGGCTCCGGGAGGAGGGCTACGAGGTCCACCTCGCCGCGCCGCAGCGCCGCACGCTGCAGTTCGTCGTCCACGACTTCGTCGACGGCTTCGACACCTACACCGAGAAGCCCGGCTACACCTGGCCCGCCGACATCGCCTTCGCCGACGTCGACCCGGCGGAGTACGCCGCCGTGGTGATCCCCGGCGGCCGGGCCCCCGAGTACCTGCGCAACAACGCCGAGGTGCAGCGGATCGTCCGGCACTTCTTCGAGTCGGACAAGCCGGTCGCGCAGATCTGCCACGGTCCGCTGATCACCGCCGCGACCGGCAGCCTGAGCGGCCGCCGCAGTGCCGCCTACCCCGCCCTGGCCCCGGACGTCCTCGCGGCCGGCGGCGACTTCGTGGACAGCGAGGCGGTGGTGGACGGCGTGCTGGTCTCCGCCCGCGCCTGGCCGGACCACCCGGCCTGGATGCGCGCCTTCCTGGAGGTGCTGCGGAGCAAGGCGCCGGTGCAGTAG